The following are encoded in a window of bacterium SCSIO 12643 genomic DNA:
- a CDS encoding Crp/Fnr family transcriptional regulator → MAAAESKLWYLEQINIFRDLGPDDLDRVDKISSMKTLEKGKFIYFPEEPSKVVFLLKSGRVKIGTYSEEGKEITKAILEPGEIFGELAIAGQEKRQDFAQVLDNNVKICAIHKEEMLKILESMPRLNLKITHLIGVRLQKMERRFESLIFKDARDRIVDFIRDLVLNKGKKVGFEYAVKHKLTHQDMANLTATSRQTVTIVLNELREQGILDFDRRSIIVHEMDDLV, encoded by the coding sequence ATGGCAGCAGCAGAATCAAAATTGTGGTATCTGGAACAGATTAACATTTTCAGAGACTTAGGTCCGGACGATCTAGACAGAGTAGATAAAATTTCATCTATGAAGACGTTGGAGAAGGGTAAGTTTATATACTTCCCGGAAGAACCGTCAAAGGTGGTTTTCTTATTGAAAAGCGGTCGGGTGAAGATTGGAACCTATTCTGAGGAAGGCAAAGAAATTACCAAAGCCATTCTGGAACCGGGAGAAATCTTCGGGGAATTGGCAATTGCAGGGCAGGAAAAACGTCAGGATTTTGCTCAGGTTTTGGATAATAATGTTAAGATCTGTGCGATACATAAGGAGGAGATGTTGAAAATACTCGAGTCCATGCCGCGTTTGAATCTAAAGATTACGCACTTAATAGGTGTAAGATTACAAAAGATGGAACGTAGGTTTGAGTCTTTGATTTTTAAAGATGCACGTGATCGAATTGTAGATTTTATTCGTGATCTGGTATTGAATAAAGGAAAAAAGGTGGGATTTGAGTATGCGGTAAAACATAAATTGACACATCAGGATATGGCCAATTTAACGGCTACGTCCCGCCAAACGGTAACGATTGTGTTGAATGAATTGCGTGAGCAGGGCATTCTGGATTTTGACCGCAGAAGTATTATTGTTCATGAAATGGATGATTTGGTATAA
- the mnmD gene encoding tRNA (5-methylaminomethyl-2-thiouridine)(34)-methyltransferase MnmD, which produces MSLKIIPTSDESPTLYNDELDETYHSRHGAYRESVYVYIKMGMDELTHLENIKVFEMGFGTGLNQLLTWEFAEQHRIKVDVTTIELYPLEEEFWRQLTYYRNEEEHEIYNQLHEVEWEQEQVISEYLSICKKKTSLFDFNADEAFHIIYWDAFGPEVQPDLWTLEVFQKLFNFLKPGGILVTYSAKGQVRRNMIAAGFDVSKLPGPPGKREMLRAVKPI; this is translated from the coding sequence ATGAGTTTAAAGATTATTCCAACGTCTGATGAATCTCCAACATTATACAATGATGAATTGGATGAAACGTATCATTCTCGTCATGGAGCATATCGTGAAAGCGTTTATGTATACATAAAAATGGGGATGGATGAATTGACTCATCTTGAAAACATCAAGGTTTTTGAAATGGGTTTTGGAACCGGATTAAATCAATTGCTTACCTGGGAGTTTGCGGAGCAACACCGAATCAAAGTAGACGTAACCACGATTGAATTGTATCCTTTGGAAGAAGAGTTTTGGAGGCAGTTGACTTATTATAGAAATGAGGAAGAGCATGAGATTTACAATCAATTGCACGAGGTGGAGTGGGAACAAGAACAAGTGATTTCAGAGTATCTTAGTATTTGCAAAAAGAAAACTTCATTATTTGATTTCAATGCAGATGAGGCTTTCCATATTATTTATTGGGATGCATTTGGACCTGAAGTACAGCCGGACCTATGGACTTTGGAAGTATTTCAGAAACTGTTTAATTTCCTAAAACCAGGAGGAATTCTAGTAACCTATTCTGCCAAAGGTCAAGTACGGAGAAATATGATCGCAGCAGGATTTGATGTGAGTAAATTACCTGGTCCTCCCGGAAAGCGAGAAATGTTAAGAGCTGTAAAACCCATATAG
- a CDS encoding DUF479 domain-containing protein: MNFLAHFHLSGDDEEIAIGNFIGDFVRGSNLDELPRNVLNGIQLHRFIDEFTDKHPVVKSVNEMLQPYFSKYAPVVSDIYFDYFLASNFDDYSVVSLRDYTHGVYDLLERKKHILPDRARNFYHFLLERDIFFEYGNKGGMRHVFNGVSSRARFKSNMEQGVPILIKHEAELLPLFQEFYPSLQKASQEFIEQL; the protein is encoded by the coding sequence ATGAATTTTTTGGCGCATTTTCATCTGTCAGGTGACGATGAAGAAATTGCGATAGGTAACTTTATCGGAGATTTTGTAAGAGGAAGTAATTTGGATGAGCTTCCGCGAAATGTATTGAATGGGATTCAATTACACCGTTTTATTGATGAGTTTACGGATAAACATCCTGTGGTAAAATCAGTTAACGAGATGTTACAACCCTATTTTTCAAAATATGCTCCGGTCGTTTCGGATATTTACTTTGATTATTTTCTGGCCTCTAACTTTGACGATTATTCGGTGGTTTCGTTACGTGATTATACACACGGTGTGTATGACTTATTAGAGCGTAAAAAACATATTTTACCTGATCGTGCCCGTAATTTTTATCATTTCCTGTTAGAACGCGATATCTTTTTTGAATATGGAAACAAAGGAGGTATGCGCCATGTATTTAATGGTGTTTCTTCTCGTGCACGTTTTAAATCAAATATGGAACAGGGCGTGCCTATTTTGATTAAACACGAAGCAGAATTATTACCATTATTTCAGGAATTTTACCCATCCTTGCAAAAAGCTTCTCAAGAGTTTATTGAGCAATTGTAA